DNA from Candidatus Neomarinimicrobiota bacterium:
GTGTTGGCCTTACTAATAACAACTGTCTTCATACTCAGCAGCTTCTTCGCCTGGCGCTCCTTGCAGCGGGGACATACAACCTCTTCCTCTGGCGTATCGCTTGATGCAACCAGCGCGCTGAACGTACTACCGCAGGCACGGCAGCGATAATCATAAATCGGCATCAGTCAGAATTTCTTATTATCGCACTTCACTTCCTAACCAGATCATTCCACGCCCGCATCCCACCGGTGACGTTGCTCACTTGGTAGCCCGCATTAAGGAGCAGATGGGTGGCCTGTGCCGAACGGACGCCACCTTTGCACACCACGAAGACTTGTTGGTTCCTTACGTCCGACAGTTCATGCATCCGGGTTCCCAGCTCCTGCAACGGGATCAATCTCGACCCCTCAATATGGCCCAGGGGACCATTATACTCTTCGGGCGTGCGCACGTCCAGGACAAAGGTAGCGACCCCTGAGTTGATCCGCTCCCATAAAGCCCTGGCAGAAACAGTTGGTACCGGCTCGTCATCAAACTGAGCGATTGTCCGGTGCTGGCTACACTCAGTAAGTAAAGCCATCATGAGCATTGCCAGGGAGAGAGTGTACCTGGAGTTCACCCGTCAAGCCCGAGGTTAAACCGCGTCAATAGCGTTACGCAGCCGGCGATTGACATCCTCCGCCACCGGGAACAACTCCGGTCTTTCAACCACCCCCAACAACGTCTCCGCATCTACAGCTGCCAGGCGAATAGTACCATCATCGTTTCGGGAGACAGTCACGTTGCAGGGCAGGAGCAATCCGATCTCCGGGACAGCCGAAAGAGCCTCAAGGGCGCTGGGCGGATGGCAGGCCCCCAGGATCTTATAGGGACGGAAGTCCACACCGAGCTTCTTTTTCATAGTGACCCGCACATCGATCTCGGTAAGAACACCAAAGCCCTGTTCCTGTAAGGTGGCCCGCACTCGGTCTTCAGCCTCTCCGAAGGACAGCTCGACATCACGATAGTAACCCAACTTCATAGTTTTTCACCTCGTCCTCGTCTAAGGGAATATAGAGAGAACATCATCCGTGGAGTATGGCTACTTTGCGCGTTCTACGGGCCGACCAGACCAGAGTTCCCGGCAACCGTGCAGACTCCGGAGCAGTTTCCGGCCCAGGTTCCCGGTAACGCTGTAAAAAACGGAAGTGCCCTGCCGCCGTCGCTGGATCAAGCCAACCTCGTAAAGAACTTTCAGGTGCTGGCTGGTCATGGCCTGAGTCAGGCCCACATGCTCCTGGATGGCGTTAACAGTTTTTTCGCTATCTTCTATAAAGTGAAGAATGTGCAGTCTGGCAGGATGCCCCAGAACTTTCAGCAGACGGGCGGCCTTTGAAAGACTGTCTGACATTGACTCCTGCGCGTTTTGAGCTTTCACGATAAAATTTATGTAGCCCTATTATATTAATACAATACGATATTGTTAACCAACGGCCACTTGCCCTTCCGGAGTGGTCGCTCTTTGATTAAGTGCGCGGCTAGAACGGCCAGATACGAGGGATAAAGTAGGAGCCTAATAACCAGAAGGCGAGATTGAGGCCCCCACCGAAACGGAGATAATCCGTGTAGCGATAGCCCCCCGGCCCATAGACCATCATGTTGGTCTGGTAACCCACGGGAGTCATAAAGCTCGCGGAGGCCGCAAACGCAATCGCCATTAAGAATGGCCGCGGATCCACGCCTAAGCTGGTGGCGATGCTGATCCCCACTGGTGCCAATAGAATAGCCGCGGCATTGTTGGAGACTAGCTCCGTTAGCAGGGAGGTGGTAAGATAAATAAGCGACAGTGCCATGTAGGGGACCAGGTCCGGGGGGAAGAGATTTGCCAGGGAAACTAAGCCGGTAGCAATGAATCGCGCCGTACCGGTCTCGATCATGGCATACCCTACCGGTACGAAGGCAGCGATCAGGAAGAGTACCGACCAGTCGACGGAGC
Protein-coding regions in this window:
- a CDS encoding zinc ribbon domain-containing protein; the encoded protein is MPIYDYRCRACGSTFSALVASSDTPEEEVVCPRCKERQAKKLLSMKTVVISKANTTASSASCNAPAGSGFT
- a CDS encoding rhodanese-like domain-containing protein, whose product is MNSRYTLSLAMLMMALLTECSQHRTIAQFDDEPVPTVSARALWERINSGVATFVLDVRTPEEYNGPLGHIEGSRLIPLQELGTRMHELSDVRNQQVFVVCKGGVRSAQATHLLLNAGYQVSNVTGGMRAWNDLVRK
- a CDS encoding DUF302 domain-containing protein codes for the protein MKLGYYRDVELSFGEAEDRVRATLQEQGFGVLTEIDVRVTMKKKLGVDFRPYKILGACHPPSALEALSAVPEIGLLLPCNVTVSRNDDGTIRLAAVDAETLLGVVERPELFPVAEDVNRRLRNAIDAV
- a CDS encoding ArsR/SmtB family transcription factor gives rise to the protein MSDSLSKAARLLKVLGHPARLHILHFIEDSEKTVNAIQEHVGLTQAMTSQHLKVLYEVGLIQRRRQGTSVFYSVTGNLGRKLLRSLHGCRELWSGRPVERAK